Proteins encoded by one window of Cannabis sativa cultivar Pink pepper isolate KNU-18-1 chromosome 4, ASM2916894v1, whole genome shotgun sequence:
- the LOC115713706 gene encoding uncharacterized protein LOC115713706, translated as MDSAVASVFANLNSVPVLNGNNFKDWKENIFIVLGCMDLDLALRMDRPASLTDTSTSEQRRIYEKWDRSNRMSLMIIKRGIPEAFRGAVSEEVTDATTFLAEIEKRFAKSDKAETSTLLKKLISMKFKGKENIREYIMEMSHLASKLKALKLELSDDLLVHLVLISLPPQFSQFKVSYNCQREKWTLNELISFCVQEEERLKQEKTESAHLASTSKDKGKKRKNEAAKDKGPAHKKQTQTNSDDGCFFCNMKGHMKKECAKYIAWRAKKGLPELPKAK; from the exons atggactccg CTGTTGCTAGTGTATTTGCTAATCTTAATTCGGTACCGGTCCTTAATGGTAATAACTTTAAGGACTGGAAGGAGAACATTTTTATTGTTCTTGGCTGCATGGATCTTGACCTTGCATTAAGGATGGATCGTCCTGCTTCTCTTACGGATACTAGTACCTCCGAGCAAAGGAGGATTTATGAGAAGTGGGACCGTTCAAACCGCATGAGTCTTATGATCATTAAGCGCGGCATACCTGAGGCTTTTAGGGGTGCGGTGTCCGAGGAGGTCACCGATGCCACAACTTTCCTTGCTGAAATTGAGAAGCGCTTTGCAAAAAGCGATAAGGCGGAAACAAGtactcttttaaagaaacttatttccatgaagtttaagggcaaggaaaatataagggagtacattatggaaatgtcTCACCTTGCTTCAAAGTTGAAGGCACTAAAGCTTGAGCTTTCGGATGACTTGCTTGTGCATTTAGTGCTTATCTCTCTTCCTCCACAATTCAGTCAATTTAAGGTCAGTTACAACTGCCAAAGGGAGAAGTGGACTCTTAATGAGCTCATTTCAttttgtgttcaagaggaagaaagattgaagcaagaaaagactgaaagtgctcatttggcaagcacctctaaggataagggcaagaaaagaaagaatgaggCTGCTAAGGATAAAGGTCCTGCACATAAGAAACAAACTCAAACCAACAGTGACGATGGTTGTTTCTTTTGCAACATGAAAGGACACATGAAGAAGGAATGTGCTAAGTATATTGCATGGCGAGCAAAGAAAG ggttgcctgagTTACCGAAAGCCAAATGA
- the LOC115712829 gene encoding protein NETWORKED 2D, protein MLQRAASNAYSWWWASHIRTKQSKWLEQNLQDMEEKVQIVLKLIEEDGDSFAKRAEMYYKKRPELISFVEESYRAYRALAERYDHISTELQNANNTIATVFPEQVQFAMEEEDEEVSNGIPRKIPEVAKNVPSAPKGPFKELKNIITTAKATKKLLPIKTKKTATTSTVSKSGLKRAQALEEIDRLQKDILALQTEKEFVKGSYENGLAKYWEIDNQINEKQEIVCNLQDEFGEGMVIEDDEARNLMAAAALKSCQETLTQLQEKQERSAEEAVVESQRVKSVKERFEFLIGEYHHNQTNEKSQLGKYEFKSSAPEASNSSYQEAVASKSKERQDMELLQAKVKEQFDTMPNKSLTVSEMVEKIDELVNKVITLETAVSSQAALVKRLKSETDGLQVQIRTLEDDKATLHDGNNNLSSKLKEMEEKLHGIQDLNKSFTEQNINLQTNFTEAHCNLEHLSGKLQSVKPDEEIDASDLINEEVATLPKLLDSLEEKKNPFEDFEIPQNVKSDDKAKITAVLQEETSPADLGFSEELQENIVHRGDSSEEYSNFFGTSDHNQQEDISHYQGEKKLLALDDKQASSETIDNLLKAEPTETREEDEQDWQKLFSQSEGEQKLLAVDDKQTPDDLLKAEPKETREEDEPDWQKLFLNGIGNREKTLLTEYTTTLRNYKDIKKRLTDVEKKTLDSQFETSLLLKELKGDNSKKDEEIRSLRLKLGLLQETLNDENRNRNLKQLENPETSGSLSDLILTDDNPKSLAENEDIKAILTDQTCTLSATEEKFRTKIDELLEQNLEFWLRFSSCFHQIQKFDTEIKDLKSEISKLDEKKMKEDSNDTNTLQNLLKSDARPLYKHLREIQTELIVWLEKSGQLKEELQGRFSSLCEIQEEITTALKASAEADDDFFKFTSYQAAKFQGEVLNMKQENNKVADELQAGMDHVTTMQIDVEKTLTTLKVDFSLAASKKQSENDNSTTPQLRQATRARIPLRSFIFGIKQQKKRPSIFACMTPAMHRKYHGMRAGPPL, encoded by the exons atgttGCAGAGAGCTGCAAGCAATGCATATTCATGGTGGTGGGCTAGCCACATAAGAACAAAGCAATCCAAATGGCTGGAGCAAAACCTCCAAG ATATGGAGGAAAAGGTGCAAATTGTACTAAAACTCATTGAAGAGGATGGAGACTCCTTTGCTAAGAGAGCAGAAATGTACTACAAGAAGAGACCGGAGCTGATAAGCTTTGTAGAAGAATCATACAGAGCTTATCGGGCATTGGCTGAGCGGTATGATCACATTTCAACAGAGCTGCAAAATGCCAACAACACAATCGCTACAGTTTTCCCTGAACAAGTGCAGTTTGCCatggaagaagaagatgaagaagtgTCTAATGGGATTCCGAGAAAGATTCCTGAAGTTGCAAAGAATGTCCCTAGTGCTCCGAAAGGTCCCTTTAAAGAGttaaaaaatatcattacaACAGCAAAAGCTACAAAAAAGTTGCTTCCCATAAAGACAAAAAAAACAGCAACTACCTCAACAGTTTCTAAATCAGGTCTTAAAAGAGCTCAGGCATTGGAAGAGATCGATCGACTTCAGAAAGATATTTTGGCCCTGCAAACTGAGAAAGAGTTCGTGAAGGGTTCTTATGAGAATGGACTTGCGAAATACTGGGAAATTGACAATCAGATCAATGAAAAACAAGAAATAGTGTGCAATTTACAAGATGAATTTGGTGAGGGAATGGTCATTGAAGATGATGAAGCTAGAAATCTGATGGCGGCGGCTGCTTTAAAATCATGCCAAGAGACACTGACTCAGTTGCAGGAGAAACAGGAAAGATCAGCTGAGGAGGCAGTAGTTGAGTCCCAAAGGGTTAAGAGTGTAAAGGAGAGGTTTGAGTTTCTCATAGGAGAATATCACCATAATCAGACCAATGAAAAAAGCCAACTTGGGAAATATGAATTTAAGAGCTCAGCACCAGAAGCATCAAATAGCTCATATCAAGAAGCAGTGGCCAGTAAATCAAAAGAGAGGCAAGATATGGAGTTATTGCAAGCAAAAGTCAAGGAACAATTCGACACCATGCCAAACAAATCTCTTACAGTATCAGAAATGGTAGAGAAGATTGACGAACTTGTAAATAAAGTGATCACCTTAGAAACTGCAGTTTCATCACAGGCTGCTCTTGTAAAGAGACTAAAAAGCGAAACTGATGGGCTTCAAGTACAAATTCGAACTTTGGAAGATGACAAGGCTACTTTACATGatggaaataataatttgagcaGCAAGCTAAAGGAAATGGAGGAAAAGTTGCACGGAATTCAGGATCTCAACAAAAGTTTTACGGAGCAGAACATTAATCTCCAAACGAATTTCACTGAAGCACACTGTAATCTTGAGCATCTTTCTGGGAAACTGCAAAGCGTGAAGCCAGATGAAGAGATTGATGCATCAGATTTAATCAATGAAGAAGTAGCAACTTTGCCAAAACTGTTGGATAGTCTGGAAGAGAAGAAGAATCCTTTTGAAGATTTTGAAATTCCACAGAATGTAAAATCAGATGACAAAGCAAAAATTACAGCTGTGTTGCAGGAGGAAACATCTCCAGCAGATTTAGGATTTTCAGAAGAGTTACAAGAGAACATAGTACACAGGGGTGACAGCTCTGAAGAATACAGCAACTTTTTTGGTACTTCTGATCATAATCAGCAAGAAGATATTTCACATTACCAGGGAGAAAAGAAACTGCTAGCTTTAGATGATAAACAAGCCTCTTCAGAGACTATTGATAATCTTCTCAAAGCAGAACCTACGGAAACAAGGGAAGAAGATGAACAAGATTGGCAGAAGCTGTTTTCACAATCCGAGGGAGAACAGAAACTGCTTGCTGTAGATGATAAACAAACTCCTGATGATCTTCTCAAAGCAGAACCAAAGGAAACAAGGGAAGAGGATGAACCAGATTGGCAGAAGCTGTTTTTAAATGGAATCggaaacagagaaaaaactctCTTAACTGAGTACACTACAACTCTTCGAAACTACAAGGACATCAAGAAGAGGCTGACTGATGTAGAGAAGAAAACCTTGGACAGCCAATTTGAAACATCCCTTCTTTTAAAAGAACTAAAGGGTGACAATTCGAAAAAAGATGAAGAGATCAGATCATTGCGTTTGAAATTAGGACTTCTACAAGAGACTTTGAATGACGAAAACAGGAATAGAAATCTCAAACAATTAGAAAACCCTGAAACCTCTGGCTCATTGTCTGATCTCATCCTCACTGACGATAATCCAAAATCCTTGGCAGAAAATGAAGACATCAAGGCAATCCTAACCGATCAAACCTGTACATTGTCAGCAACTGAAGAGAAATTCCGAACAAAGATTGACGAATTGCTGGAGCAAAACCTTGAATTTTGGCTCAGATTCAGCAGCTGCTTCCATCAAATCCAGAAATTTGACACTGAAATCAAAGATTTAAAATCAGAGATATCCAAATTGGATGAGAAAAAAATGAAGGAAGACTCTAATGATACTAACACTCTTCAAAACCTACTCAAATCTGATGCTCGGCCATTGTACAAACACCTCAGAGAGATCCAGACCGAACTCATAGTCTGGTTAGAGAAGAGCGGTCAGCTGAAGGAGGAACTCCAGGGACGATTCTCATCATTGTGTGAAATTCAAGAGGAGATAACTACGGCGCTGAAAGCAAGTGCCGAGGCAGACGATGACTTCTTCAAATTCACAAGCTACCAAGCAGCAAAGTTCCAAGGTGAGGTTCTGAACATGAAGCAAGAGAACAACAAGGTTGCTGACGAGTTGCAGGCGGGGATGGACCATGTGACAACGATGCAGATTGATGTGGAGAAGACACTGACCACTTTGAAGGTGGACTTTTCCTTGGCTGCATCTAAAAAGCAGAGCGAAAATGATAACAGTACTACTCCTCAGCTGAGGCAAGCGACTCGGGCTCGGATTCCATTGAGATCTTTTATCTTCGGAATCAAGCAGCAGAAGAAGAGACCATCCATCTTCGCTTGTATGACTCCCGCAATGCATAGGAAGTATCATGGTATGAGAGCAGGACCTCCCCTTTGA
- the LOC115713659 gene encoding uncharacterized protein LOC115713659, translating into MWHYTVDGNYSVKSGYFAASQLAQFDHSPSKSWFSVWWKEFWKTSLPKKVLIFAWRGSHDALPTYVGLQKRKVVDHTNCPICGFSVDSNSHVVFLCRGFKKVWKELRVTLLNNLSMDISFKQIVLKASEILSRSDYELFLVAAWYIWGERNQIVHGRKANPSDVMVSQIFKLFNEYSQCLRHNIMTKGSTYLSPERWVKLPLGAYKLNVDASLDVNFNTIGIGAIVQDTTGNVLGWTFILAEVVALMVALDWSLTLGLHLHVVESDCLPLVLALPKRFSLCDELGSLLDDIASLLSIFLEASLIHVRRTPNKAAHELAVHALTMNGGNDSSE; encoded by the exons ATGTGGCACTATACAGTTGACGGGAATTATTCTGTGAAAAGTGGATATTTTGCGGCATCGCAGTTGGCTCAATTTGATCATTCCCCTTCTAAGAGTTGGTTCTCAGTATGGTGGAAAGAGTTTTGGAAAACTTCTTTGCCTAAGAAAGTTTTAATCTTTGCTTGGCGTGGGTCTCATGATGCTCTCCCTACGTACGTGGGTCTTCAAAAAAGGAAAGTGGTTGATCATACTAATTGTCCaatatgtggttttagtgtggattCAAACAGTCATGTTGTGTTCCTATGTCGTGGTTTTAAGAAAGTTTGGAAGGAATTACGTGTTACTCTATTGAATAATCTCTCAATGGATATCTCATTCAAACAAATAGTTCTGAAGGCTTCGGAGATACTATCTAGATCTGATTACGAATTGTTCCTTGTTGCAGCTTGGTATATTTGGGGTGAAAGAAACCAAATTGTCCATGGTCGCAAAGCCAACCCTTCTGATGTTATGGTCTCACAAATCTTTAAGTTATTTAATGAATACAGTCAATGTTTGAGACATAATATTATGACAAAGGGGTCGACATACTTGTCTCCAGAACGATGGGTTAAGCTGCCTTTGGGAGCGTATAAACTAAATGTTGATGCGTCGCTGgatgttaattttaatactatagGCATTGGGGCAATAGTTCAAGATACTACTGGGAATGTGCTGGGAT GGACTTTCATATTAGCAGAAGTTGTTGCATTAATGGTTGCGTTGGATTGGTCTCTCACTCTTGGTCTTCATCTTCATGTGGTGGAGTCAGATTGCTTACCCTTGGTTTTGGCTCTCCCAAAGCGTTTTTCCCTTTGTGATGAACTAGGTTCCTTATTGGATGATATTGCTAGTTTGCTTTCCATTTTTCTTGAGGCATCCCTAATTCATGTTCGACGTACACCCAACAAGGCTGCTCATGAATTAGCTGTGCATGCACTTACGATGAATGGTGGCAATGacag tTCTGAATAG
- the LOC115715155 gene encoding nicotinamidase 1, with product MEMASKTIDLLQDELPVKQEPFIISGDVKTGLVLVDIVNGFCTVGAGNMAPRFPDKQISEMVDESARLARAFCERKWPVYGFLDSHDPNVPEHPYPPHCFAGTHESKLVPALQWLENESNVTLRCKDCIDGFLGSIEKDGSNVFVDWVKNNQIKAILVVGICTDICVLDFVCSTLSARNRRHLPPLEDVIVYSRGCATYDIPVHVARTSKDLISHPQNLMHHIGLYMAQGRGAKVVSEVLFDQDKQKNHY from the exons ATGGAAATGGCTTCGAAGACGATTGATTTGCTTCAGGACGAGCTTCCCGTTAAGCAAGAACCCTTTATCATATCTGGGGATGTTAAAACTGGTCTTGTCCTTGTCGATATCGTCAATGGCTTCTGTACAGTCGGAGCTGGAAATATG GCGCCTAGATTCCCCGATAAGCAGATCTCTGAAATGGTGGATGAGTCAGCGAGACTCGCCAGAGCTTTCTGCGAGAGAAAATGGCCTGTTTATGGTTTCTTGGACTCCCATGATCCAAACGTTCCTGAACATCCTTACCCTCCTCATTGTTTTGCCGGAACCCACGAATCAAAACTAGTTCCAG CTTTACAATGGTTAGAGAATGAATCTAATGTCACGCTTAGATGCAAAGATTGTATTGATGGGTTTCTTGGCTCAATTGAAAAAGATGGCTCCAATGTTTTTGTCGATTGGGTTAAGAATAATCAAATTAAAGCG ATTTTGGTGGTGGGGATATGTACAGATATATGTGTACTAGACTTTGTATGTTCCACATTGTCTGCAAGAAATCGTCGGCATCTTCCTCCCCTTGAGGATGTGATTGTGTATTCTCGTGGCTGTGCCACTTATGATATCCCAGTTCATGTGGCAAGAACATCCAAGGATCTAATATCTCACCCTCAG AATCTAATGCATCACATAGGCCTTTACATGGCCCAAGGAAGAGGAGCAAAGGTGGTGTCTGAAGTTTTATTTGATCAAGACAAACAAAAGAACCATTATTAA
- the LOC115712830 gene encoding monothiol glutaredoxin-S6, which translates to MRRFPVTLLLVAVVALVALGISTKGAEASNSASAFVQNIIYSNKIAMFSKSYCPYCRRAKRILGELHQQPFVVELDLRDDGTQIQDVLLDLVGRHTVPQIFVNGQHIGGSDDLKNAVLNGQLQKLLSTS; encoded by the exons ATGCGTCGTTTCCCGGTGACTCTGCTTCTGGTAGCAGTGGTGGCTTTGGTGGCCCTTGGAATATCAACGAAGGGTGCCGAAGCCTCCAATTCAGCTTCGGCCTTCGTTCAGAACATCATCTACTCCAATAAGATCGCCATGTTTTCCAAGTCTTACTGCCC GTATTGCCGGCGTGCCAAGCGTATATTAGGCGAGCTACATCAACAACCTTTTGTTGTTGAGCTTGATCTTCGAG ATGATGGAACACAAATTCAGGATGTCCTTCTAGACCTTGTAGGACGACATACCGTACCGCAAATATTTGTGAATGGCCAGCATATTGGTGGCTCTGATG ATCTCAAAAATGCTGTTTTGAATGGTCAATTGCAAAAGCTTCTCAGTACAAGTTGA